One Sagittula stellata E-37 genomic window carries:
- a CDS encoding SPOR domain-containing protein: protein MTIKKLAVYAIIMSNVASFAQTASAQGQIPANFPPASYTGSQFVDNEGCVFVRAGFDGNVTWVPRVTRQRKPICGQTPTMGGNVTAAASVRTPGAPPPVQITVDTPPAAAPAPVAAAPRAAPTAPRRVVRSTTATVPNYAPAPRVVMAPASKPVMAEPPRIVRPVPTTTVRTVAPTGTRVVVPAREACLSGHTTRRVGNRTVSVRCGPQSAPHVTEIRRGEAPAPGKNVYYNRNSWQGSSLAPETRIVPRHVYESRDTQIASIPAGYKPAWEDDRLNPYRAIQTVAGHRATQQVWTNQVPRRLISQANKRQPFPKNLWTARYKHKVVAPDIAYVANETYPPADVQIAYAAQAPYRTDVLSTRGNSGASGGGFVEIGVFTTGDKAAAASARLTAAGFPVQAANVTHRGQKVQRLRVGPYGSDVAVQAALAAVHRSGYTQAYVR from the coding sequence ATGACTATTAAGAAACTGGCGGTTTACGCCATTATTATGTCCAATGTTGCGAGCTTTGCGCAGACTGCCAGCGCGCAAGGCCAGATTCCGGCGAACTTCCCGCCGGCCAGCTACACCGGATCGCAATTCGTGGACAACGAAGGCTGCGTGTTCGTGCGCGCAGGCTTTGACGGCAACGTCACATGGGTGCCGCGCGTGACGCGGCAGCGCAAACCCATCTGCGGCCAGACGCCAACCATGGGCGGAAACGTGACGGCAGCGGCCTCGGTCCGCACGCCAGGTGCGCCGCCACCGGTGCAGATCACTGTGGACACGCCGCCGGCGGCTGCGCCTGCACCCGTTGCAGCAGCACCGAGGGCGGCGCCGACCGCGCCGCGCAGGGTGGTTCGCAGCACGACTGCGACGGTCCCGAATTACGCTCCGGCACCGCGCGTCGTCATGGCACCGGCGTCGAAGCCGGTCATGGCCGAACCGCCGCGTATCGTGCGCCCGGTCCCGACGACCACGGTACGGACCGTCGCGCCGACCGGCACACGGGTCGTGGTTCCCGCGCGCGAAGCCTGCCTGTCCGGTCACACCACGCGCCGTGTCGGAAACCGGACGGTGTCCGTCCGCTGCGGGCCGCAGAGCGCACCGCATGTGACCGAGATCCGCCGTGGCGAAGCACCGGCACCCGGCAAGAACGTCTACTACAACCGCAACTCGTGGCAGGGGTCGTCGCTGGCGCCTGAAACCCGTATCGTGCCGCGCCACGTTTACGAGAGCCGCGACACGCAGATCGCCTCGATCCCGGCGGGTTACAAGCCGGCGTGGGAAGACGACAGGCTGAACCCCTACCGTGCGATCCAGACGGTCGCAGGCCATAGGGCGACCCAACAGGTCTGGACCAACCAGGTGCCGCGCCGCCTGATCTCGCAGGCCAACAAGCGTCAGCCGTTTCCGAAGAACCTCTGGACCGCGCGCTACAAGCACAAGGTGGTTGCGCCGGACATCGCCTATGTGGCGAACGAGACCTATCCGCCTGCCGACGTTCAGATTGCATACGCTGCGCAGGCGCCGTACCGCACCGATGTGCTTTCGACGCGTGGCAACAGCGGCGCCTCGGGCGGCGGCTTCGTGGAAATCGGTGTCTTCACCACTGGCGACAAGGCGGCTGCGGCCTCGGCCCGGCTGACCGCGGCGGGGTTCCCGGTGCAGGCGGCCAATGTCACCCATCGCGGCCAGAAGGTGCAGCGCCTCCGCGTCGGTCCCTACGGCTCCGATGTGGCTGTGCAGGCGGCCCTCGCTGCGGTGCATCGCAGCGGCTACACGCAGGCCTACGTCCGGTAG
- a CDS encoding AMP-binding protein, with protein MGWLKDETGLERNAANYVPLTPLSFLNRAVQIWPDHLAVVYGPHRKTYAEYAERISRLASGLTGLGVEPGDVVATILPNIPAQAEAHFGVPACGAVLNAINTRLDPDTISYILDHGEAKVVLCDPQFLPVLAEAFDRMESEPPQVVEVPDDHAGVHRHSDYLQYEDLLANGDPDFAWIMPEDEWESIALNYTSGTTGRPKGVVYHHRGAYLNAMGQVLSWRIVLHPVYLTIVPLFHCNGWCHTWMMPAVGGTIVCCRDVRADSIFNAIADEGVTHFGGAPIVLNTLINAPEDQKRAFDHVVEVFTAGAPPAPATLAAIEPMGFNVTQVYGLTETYGPGTECTWQSRWDHMEGEARAAQKSRQGVAMPFLEPMDVLDEAGAPIARDGKTRGEIVFRGNGVMKGYLKNPRATKEAFKDGLFHSGDIAVMHPDNYLQIADRAKDIIISGGENISSVEVEGVLMAHPAVLLCAVVAKPDDKWGEVPCAFVELKDGRDASEADLIAFARERLAGFKTPKKVVFQELPKTSTGKIQKFELRTQAKDM; from the coding sequence ATGGGCTGGCTGAAGGATGAAACCGGACTGGAACGCAACGCGGCGAATTACGTGCCGCTCACGCCCCTGTCCTTCCTCAACCGCGCCGTCCAGATCTGGCCCGATCACCTGGCCGTGGTCTACGGCCCGCACCGCAAGACCTACGCGGAATATGCGGAACGGATCAGTCGGCTGGCCTCGGGACTGACCGGATTGGGCGTGGAGCCGGGCGACGTGGTCGCAACGATCCTGCCGAACATTCCCGCCCAGGCAGAGGCGCACTTCGGCGTGCCCGCCTGCGGCGCCGTGCTGAACGCGATAAACACGCGGCTCGACCCGGACACGATCTCCTACATCCTCGACCATGGCGAGGCGAAGGTCGTGCTTTGCGATCCGCAGTTTCTGCCCGTTCTGGCGGAGGCCTTCGACCGGATGGAGAGCGAACCGCCGCAAGTCGTCGAAGTGCCCGACGACCACGCGGGGGTGCACCGCCACTCCGATTATCTGCAATACGAGGACCTTCTGGCGAACGGCGATCCCGACTTTGCGTGGATCATGCCGGAGGACGAATGGGAGAGCATCGCGCTCAACTACACCTCCGGCACTACGGGTCGGCCGAAGGGAGTGGTCTACCATCACCGCGGCGCCTACCTGAACGCCATGGGTCAGGTTCTGTCGTGGCGCATTGTGCTGCATCCGGTCTACCTGACCATCGTGCCGCTGTTCCATTGCAATGGCTGGTGCCACACGTGGATGATGCCCGCCGTGGGGGGCACCATCGTCTGCTGCCGGGACGTGCGCGCCGACTCGATCTTCAACGCCATCGCCGACGAAGGGGTGACCCACTTCGGAGGCGCACCCATCGTGCTCAACACGCTGATCAACGCCCCCGAGGACCAGAAACGGGCGTTCGATCACGTTGTGGAGGTCTTCACCGCCGGCGCGCCCCCCGCCCCCGCCACGCTGGCCGCCATCGAACCCATGGGCTTCAATGTCACGCAGGTCTACGGCCTGACGGAAACCTACGGTCCGGGCACCGAGTGCACCTGGCAGTCCAGATGGGACCACATGGAAGGCGAAGCCCGTGCCGCGCAAAAATCCCGGCAGGGCGTGGCGATGCCGTTCCTCGAACCGATGGACGTGCTGGATGAGGCCGGCGCGCCGATCGCGCGCGACGGCAAGACCCGGGGCGAGATCGTGTTTCGCGGCAACGGTGTCATGAAGGGTTACCTGAAGAACCCGCGCGCCACCAAGGAGGCTTTCAAGGACGGCCTCTTCCACTCCGGCGACATCGCGGTAATGCACCCGGACAACTACCTCCAGATCGCCGACCGCGCGAAGGACATCATCATCTCCGGTGGCGAGAATATCTCGTCCGTGGAGGTGGAGGGCGTGCTCATGGCCCACCCGGCTGTGCTGCTTTGCGCGGTGGTGGCGAAGCCTGACGACAAATGGGGCGAGGTGCCCTGCGCCTTCGTCGAGCTGAAGGACGGGCGGGACGCGTCAGAGGCCGATCTGATCGCCTTCGCCCGCGAACGTCTTGCCGGGTTCAAGACACCCAAGAAGGTGGTCTTCCAGGAACTGCCGAAGACGTCGACCGGCAAGATCCAGAAGTTCGAACTCAGGACCCAGGCAAAGGACATGTGA
- a CDS encoding sulfotransferase family 2 domain-containing protein has translation MIISRGRKYIFVHIPKTGGTSLAAALEDRAMRGDILIGDTEKAKRRKRRVKKLQETARGRLWKHSNLVDIEGVVTQQEVEDFFVFTMVRNPWDRMVSYYHWLRTQSFDHRMVHLSKMMTFPDFVKHMFTRKQMEQWPYTAYTTDSQGRNRCNHYIRLESWRPDIDMLAQHLGFVPGIGHLNRSPRHPDYRTYYTDETAEVVGNICRQDIMRFGYRF, from the coding sequence ATGATCATTTCCCGCGGCCGAAAGTACATTTTCGTGCACATTCCGAAGACAGGCGGCACATCGCTGGCGGCGGCGCTGGAGGACCGCGCCATGCGCGGCGACATTCTGATCGGCGACACGGAAAAGGCCAAGCGGCGCAAGCGCCGTGTGAAGAAGTTGCAGGAAACGGCGCGCGGGCGCCTCTGGAAGCATTCGAACCTGGTGGACATCGAGGGCGTCGTGACCCAGCAGGAGGTGGAGGATTTCTTTGTCTTCACCATGGTGCGTAACCCGTGGGACCGGATGGTCAGCTATTACCACTGGCTCAGGACACAGAGTTTCGACCACCGGATGGTGCACCTGTCGAAGATGATGACCTTCCCGGACTTCGTGAAGCACATGTTCACCCGCAAGCAGATGGAGCAGTGGCCCTACACCGCCTACACGACGGATTCGCAGGGTCGGAACCGCTGCAACCACTACATCCGGCTCGAGTCATGGCGGCCGGACATTGACATGCTCGCGCAACACCTGGGTTTCGTGCCGGGGATCGGGCACCTCAATCGTTCGCCCCGGCACCCGGATTACCGGACTTACTACACCGACGAAACGGCGGAGGTCGTGGGGAACATCTGCCGGCAGGACATCATGCGGTTCGGCTACCGATTCTGA
- a CDS encoding ribonuclease T2 family protein — translation MRAFLAAVALFAAGPALADGERAGEFDYYVMSLSWSPNWCRMEGDARDSEQCDEDFGWVLHGLWPQYHRGWPAYCPTTQRQPSRQQTAEMADIMGTSGLAWHQWKKHGVCSGLSASAYYALSREAYGTVNRPEVFRKLDKAVKLPASVIEEAFMKANPGLEKDMVTVTCQDGFIQEVRVCLSRDLSPVPCGRDVVKDCRMKDALFEPIR, via the coding sequence ATGCGCGCCTTTCTTGCGGCCGTCGCCCTGTTCGCCGCCGGACCTGCCCTCGCCGACGGCGAACGCGCCGGTGAGTTCGATTACTACGTCATGTCGCTGTCCTGGTCTCCGAACTGGTGCCGGATGGAGGGTGACGCCCGCGATTCCGAACAATGCGACGAGGATTTCGGCTGGGTCCTCCACGGGCTTTGGCCGCAGTACCATCGCGGCTGGCCCGCCTATTGCCCGACGACACAGCGCCAGCCATCCCGACAGCAAACTGCGGAAATGGCCGACATCATGGGGACCTCCGGCCTAGCCTGGCACCAGTGGAAGAAGCATGGCGTCTGCTCCGGCCTTTCGGCCAGCGCCTATTACGCCCTCTCCCGCGAAGCCTACGGCACCGTCAACCGCCCCGAGGTGTTCCGCAAGCTCGACAAGGCGGTGAAGCTGCCCGCCTCGGTGATCGAGGAGGCCTTCATGAAGGCCAACCCGGGGCTTGAGAAGGACATGGTGACTGTCACATGCCAAGACGGCTTTATCCAGGAGGTCCGCGTCTGCCTGTCGCGCGACCTCTCTCCGGTGCCTTGCGGACGCGACGTGGTAAAGGATTGCCGGATGAAAGACGCTCTGTTCGAACCGATCCGGTGA
- a CDS encoding DUF1013 domain-containing protein: protein MSKLLHPKATAVWLVDNTTMTFKQIAEFTGFHELEIQGIADGDVAVGVKGFDPIANNQLEQAEIDKAEKDPLYRPKVKFNPAARDEEKRRGPRYTPLSKRQDRPNAILWLVKFHPELTDGQIAKLVGTTKPTIQSIRERTHWNIQNMQPIDPVALGLCKQTELDAAVAKAAKDLEKVMTDDERRKLVSTEQSLEMDSAEPRLPSNMEGLESFSLSDPRGDDEEEDDKQNYLDADSFFNLPEGKDDEDEEENR from the coding sequence ATGTCCAAGCTGCTGCACCCCAAGGCGACCGCCGTATGGTTGGTGGACAACACCACGATGACCTTCAAGCAGATCGCCGAATTCACCGGCTTTCACGAGCTGGAGATCCAGGGCATCGCCGATGGCGATGTGGCCGTTGGGGTGAAGGGGTTCGACCCCATTGCGAACAACCAGCTTGAGCAGGCCGAAATCGACAAGGCGGAGAAGGATCCGCTGTACCGACCGAAGGTGAAGTTCAATCCCGCCGCCCGCGACGAGGAAAAGCGCCGCGGTCCGCGTTACACGCCGCTGTCGAAACGTCAGGACCGCCCGAACGCGATCCTGTGGCTGGTGAAGTTCCACCCGGAGCTGACCGACGGGCAGATCGCCAAGCTGGTCGGCACCACGAAACCCACGATCCAGTCGATCCGCGAACGCACGCACTGGAACATCCAGAACATGCAGCCCATCGACCCAGTGGCGCTTGGCCTTTGCAAGCAAACAGAGCTGGACGCCGCCGTCGCAAAGGCCGCGAAGGATCTGGAAAAGGTCATGACCGACGACGAACGCCGCAAGCTGGTGTCGACAGAGCAGAGCCTGGAGATGGACAGTGCCGAACCGCGCCTGCCGTCGAACATGGAAGGGCTGGAGAGCTTCTCGCTGTCCGATCCGCGTGGCGACGACGAGGAAGAAGACGACAAGCAGAACTACCTGGATGCCGACAGCTTCTTCAACTTGCCCGAGGGCAAGGACGACGAGGACGAGGAAGAGAACCGCTGA
- the recR gene encoding recombination mediator RecR, producing MKDTDPIDTLIGLMARLPGLGPRSARRAVLHLIRKRGPLLQPLSEAMTEVARTARECLNCGNVSTSDICPICTDEGRGNGLLCVVEDVADLWAMERAQVFRGRYHVLGGTLSALDGVGPDELRIPRLMDRLGAENVTEVILALNATIDGQTTAHYIADQLEGRVSVSSLAQGVPIGGELDYLDDGTITAALNARKRF from the coding sequence ATGAAAGACACCGACCCCATCGACACGCTCATCGGCCTCATGGCGCGCCTGCCGGGCCTTGGCCCCCGATCCGCCCGGCGCGCCGTGCTGCACCTGATCCGCAAGCGCGGTCCGTTGTTGCAACCGCTGTCCGAGGCGATGACAGAAGTGGCCCGCACCGCGCGCGAGTGTCTGAACTGCGGAAATGTCTCGACCTCCGACATCTGCCCGATCTGCACAGACGAGGGGCGCGGGAACGGGCTGTTGTGCGTGGTGGAGGACGTGGCCGATCTGTGGGCCATGGAACGGGCACAGGTCTTCCGGGGTCGTTATCACGTGCTGGGCGGAACGCTCTCGGCGCTGGACGGCGTGGGACCTGACGAGCTGCGCATTCCCCGGCTCATGGACCGGCTCGGCGCCGAGAACGTGACAGAAGTCATCCTGGCGCTCAACGCCACCATCGACGGGCAGACCACCGCGCATTACATTGCCGACCAGCTCGAAGGGCGGGTATCCGTATCGTCGCTGGCCCAGGGCGTGCCCATCGGCGGCGAGCTCGATTATCTGGACGACGGCACCATCACCGCTGCCCTGAACGCACGCAAACGCTTCTGA